A DNA window from Kitasatospora atroaurantiaca contains the following coding sequences:
- a CDS encoding IS5 family transposase: MVRGDLTDSQWERLEPLLPRGKKPGRPRIRTRRQLIDGIRWWIRTGAPWRDVPPRYGPWERVYDLFTRWQRNRTWKRILERLQARADANGLIIWEVNMDSTIARAHQHAAGARKGDLQQEPPGGVDVEPDDHALGRSRGGWTTKLHLAVEQAQKPLSLLVTAGQRHDSPQFRPVLEGIRVPRPGSGRPRTRPAAVRADRAYGSRANRAYFHGLCLVRADDDWYMGQLDSDGSVICWASYGPDLGEAIQGL, translated from the coding sequence GTGGTGCGGGGTGATCTGACGGACAGCCAGTGGGAACGACTGGAACCGCTGCTGCCGCGAGGCAAGAAGCCGGGACGTCCTCGGATTCGGACAAGGCGACAGTTGATCGACGGCATACGGTGGTGGATCCGGACCGGGGCGCCGTGGCGGGACGTGCCACCGCGGTACGGCCCGTGGGAGCGGGTCTACGACCTGTTCACGCGCTGGCAGCGCAACAGGACCTGGAAACGGATTCTGGAACGGCTGCAGGCCCGGGCCGATGCGAACGGACTGATCATCTGGGAGGTGAACATGGACTCCACAATCGCCCGCGCCCACCAGCACGCCGCCGGAGCACGCAAGGGCGACTTGCAACAGGAACCGCCCGGCGGTGTCGATGTCGAGCCTGACGATCACGCCCTGGGACGTTCCCGTGGCGGATGGACGACCAAGCTGCACCTGGCAGTCGAGCAGGCGCAGAAGCCGCTGTCGCTCCTGGTGACCGCCGGCCAGCGGCACGACAGCCCGCAGTTCCGGCCCGTCCTGGAGGGCATCCGAGTGCCTCGCCCCGGTAGCGGACGACCGCGCACGCGTCCTGCCGCGGTCCGCGCCGACAGGGCCTACGGTTCCCGGGCGAACCGCGCCTATTTCCATGGCCTGTGTCTCGTGCGAGCTGACGACGACTGGTACATGGGGCAGCTCGATTCCGACGGTTCAGTCATCTGCTGGGCCTCCTACGGCCCCGACTTGGGCGAAGCCATCCAGGGTTTGTGA
- a CDS encoding IS5 family transposase codes for MTDTEWAVVRASLPVPGWLEGRGGQPEGYCHRQMLDAVRYLVDNGIKWRAMPADFPAWDRVYAFYRRWRDKGLIKELHDRLRDKVRRAEGRDPEPTAGIIDSQSVRAAASVPAATRGYDGGKMVPGRKRHIVVDCLGLLLAVLVTAANVTDREAGASLLARLRARYFRLTLVWADGGYTGSLVDIAAKAWRIALTVVKRNHDTAGFKVLPKRWLVERTFAWLMRSRRLARDYETRTDTAEAMLLWSMTMVMSRRLARRSS; via the coding sequence ATGACGGACACGGAGTGGGCCGTGGTCCGGGCATCGCTGCCGGTGCCGGGGTGGCTGGAGGGGCGGGGCGGCCAGCCGGAGGGCTATTGCCACCGACAGATGCTGGATGCCGTGCGGTATCTGGTCGACAACGGCATCAAATGGCGGGCGATGCCGGCGGACTTCCCCGCTTGGGACCGGGTCTACGCCTTCTACCGACGCTGGCGCGACAAGGGCCTGATCAAGGAGCTGCACGACCGGCTGCGCGACAAGGTTCGGCGGGCCGAGGGCCGGGATCCGGAGCCGACGGCGGGGATCATCGACTCGCAGTCGGTGCGGGCCGCCGCGTCGGTGCCGGCCGCAACGCGCGGATACGACGGCGGGAAGATGGTGCCGGGCCGCAAGAGGCACATCGTGGTGGACTGCCTCGGGCTGCTGCTGGCCGTGCTGGTCACCGCCGCGAACGTCACCGACCGAGAGGCGGGTGCGAGCCTGCTGGCCCGGCTGCGGGCACGGTACTTCCGGCTGACGCTCGTGTGGGCCGACGGCGGCTACACCGGAAGCCTGGTCGACATCGCCGCGAAGGCTTGGCGCATCGCGTTGACGGTGGTCAAACGCAACCACGACACTGCGGGCTTCAAGGTGCTGCCGAAGAGGTGGCTGGTGGAACGGACATTCGCGTGGCTGATGCGCTCACGCCGCCTGGCCCGGGACTACGAAACCCGCACCGACACCGCCGAGGCGATGCTGCTGTGGTCGATGACCATGGTCATGAGCCGCCGCCTGGCCCGCCGGTCCAGCTGA
- a CDS encoding SMI1/KNR4 family protein encodes MGRLDAVEAALAVTLPADVRGWWALTNVSADYWFPGSFAPVALEEAPETREIWLLVAEQEESLFDQNGEEEPRFLPEFMPIAMSPGGDGLVVDLRAGEHHGAIFLWDHERWRLGVPLWDSMGSMLQDIAVALESQTPALPRHAALGGAEAACVGKVNDSGDLTDVGASG; translated from the coding sequence GTGGGGCGCCTCGATGCAGTCGAGGCCGCGCTGGCGGTGACACTGCCCGCTGACGTGCGGGGATGGTGGGCCCTGACCAACGTCAGCGCTGACTACTGGTTTCCTGGATCGTTCGCTCCGGTGGCGCTGGAAGAGGCTCCGGAGACACGGGAGATCTGGCTGCTCGTCGCGGAGCAGGAAGAGTCCCTGTTCGATCAGAACGGGGAGGAGGAACCTCGGTTTCTGCCGGAGTTCATGCCGATCGCGATGAGTCCTGGCGGTGACGGCCTCGTTGTCGACCTTCGGGCTGGCGAGCACCACGGTGCGATCTTCTTGTGGGATCACGAGCGTTGGAGGCTCGGGGTTCCGTTGTGGGACTCGATGGGCTCGATGCTCCAGGACATTGCCGTCGCTCTCGAATCGCAGACGCCGGCCCTGCCTCGACATGCTGCTCTCGGCGGTGCCGAAGCGGCCTGCGTCGGCAAGGTCAACGACTCGGGCGACCTTACTGACGTCGGCGCGTCAGGGTGA
- the helR gene encoding RNA polymerase recycling motor ATPase HelR encodes MNPLITSAFDLPDRLSPKADPTLIAGDEQHFAAIAESLEQAIAELSDRLDAERRAPGGSGREAMDRDVEIHRLTGRLRALRRFGWDLCLGHIVSADNPEPVYIGRLGLTDSAGRRLLLDWRTPAAEPFFAATHANPMGLASRRRYRWTRGRISDYWDEVFNADGLEGHAALDDQSAFIASLGSNRSARMRDVLATIQADQDAIIRAGSRGALVVDGGPGTGKTVVALHRSAYLLYSDPRLGHRRGGVLFVGPHQPYLVYVADVLPSLGEEGVRTCTLRNLVAEGAGAAIETDPDVARLKSSANMVKAIERAVSIYEEPPAEGMTVTTHWSDIWLSAEDWAEAFEAPEPGTPHNEARDQIWEELVTILMDKHDDEDVPPDLFRRSLLQDRELVGTLNRAWPLLEAADLVGDLWTVPAYLRMCAPWLSPDDVRKLRREDAQAWTVSDLPLLDAARQRLGDPEASRRSHRQRAAVAAQREEMSRVIDHLIETDDSEMQVMSMLRGQDLQDSLVDETALAGTDPDVLAGPFAHIVVDEAQELTDAEWQMLLLRCPSRSFTIVGDRAQARHGFTESWQERLERIGLDRIDVASLSVNYRTPEEVMAEAEPVIRAVLPDANVPTSIRSSGIPVVHGSVSDLDSILDTWLAAHANGIACVIGAGGIGDGTFRATSRVRSLTPELSKGLEFDLVVLIDPEAFGNGIEGAVDRYVAMTRATQQLVILTSS; translated from the coding sequence GACCGGTCGCCTGCGCGCCTTGCGTCGCTTCGGTTGGGACCTGTGCCTCGGACACATCGTCAGCGCGGACAACCCCGAGCCCGTGTACATCGGACGACTTGGCCTCACCGACAGCGCGGGTCGTCGGCTGCTGCTCGACTGGCGCACCCCCGCGGCTGAGCCGTTCTTCGCCGCGACCCACGCCAACCCGATGGGTCTGGCAAGCCGCCGCAGGTATCGCTGGACCCGCGGCCGGATCAGCGACTACTGGGACGAGGTGTTCAACGCCGACGGGCTTGAAGGGCACGCCGCGCTCGACGACCAGTCCGCCTTCATCGCCAGCCTGGGCAGCAACCGGTCGGCCCGGATGCGAGACGTGCTCGCCACCATCCAGGCCGACCAGGACGCCATCATCCGGGCGGGATCCCGCGGCGCTCTCGTCGTCGACGGCGGTCCCGGTACGGGGAAGACCGTCGTCGCTCTGCACCGCTCCGCGTACCTCCTCTACTCCGACCCTCGCCTCGGTCACCGTCGGGGCGGCGTGCTGTTCGTCGGTCCGCACCAGCCCTACCTGGTCTACGTCGCCGACGTCCTCCCCAGCCTCGGCGAGGAGGGCGTGCGGACCTGCACCCTGCGGAACCTCGTCGCCGAGGGAGCCGGAGCGGCGATCGAGACCGACCCGGACGTGGCGCGCCTGAAGTCGTCCGCGAACATGGTCAAGGCGATCGAGAGGGCCGTCAGTATCTACGAGGAGCCGCCCGCCGAGGGGATGACGGTCACGACCCACTGGTCCGACATCTGGCTGAGCGCCGAGGATTGGGCCGAGGCGTTCGAAGCACCGGAGCCGGGTACTCCGCACAACGAGGCGCGCGACCAGATCTGGGAGGAGCTGGTCACGATCCTGATGGACAAGCACGACGACGAGGACGTCCCGCCCGACCTGTTCCGGAGGTCGCTGCTGCAGGACCGAGAGCTGGTCGGGACCCTGAACCGTGCGTGGCCGCTGCTCGAAGCGGCTGACCTCGTCGGAGACCTGTGGACGGTACCCGCCTACCTGCGGATGTGCGCTCCCTGGCTGAGCCCCGATGACGTTCGGAAGCTGCGGCGCGAGGACGCCCAGGCCTGGACGGTGTCCGACCTTCCGCTCCTGGACGCAGCCCGGCAGCGGCTCGGCGACCCCGAGGCGTCACGACGCAGCCACCGGCAGCGTGCCGCCGTGGCCGCCCAACGGGAGGAGATGTCGCGCGTGATCGACCACCTGATCGAGACCGACGACTCCGAGATGCAGGTGATGTCGATGCTGCGCGGGCAGGACCTGCAGGACAGCCTGGTGGACGAGACCGCACTGGCCGGCACCGACCCGGACGTGCTCGCCGGTCCGTTCGCGCACATCGTCGTGGACGAGGCTCAGGAACTGACCGACGCAGAGTGGCAGATGCTGCTGCTCCGCTGCCCGTCCCGGAGCTTCACCATCGTGGGGGACCGGGCCCAGGCCAGGCACGGGTTCACGGAGTCGTGGCAGGAACGGCTCGAGCGGATCGGGCTCGACCGGATCGACGTGGCCTCCCTGAGCGTCAACTACCGGACGCCGGAAGAGGTCATGGCGGAAGCCGAGCCGGTCATCCGAGCCGTGCTCCCGGACGCCAATGTGCCGACCTCCATCCGCAGCAGCGGCATCCCCGTCGTGCACGGTTCTGTTTCGGATCTGGACTCGATCCTCGACACCTGGCTCGCTGCGCACGCCAACGGGATCGCCTGCGTCATCGGCGCTGGTGGGATCGGCGATGGCACGTTCCGGGCGACGTCCCGCGTCCGATCGCTGACCCCGGAGCTGTCGAAGGGGCTCGAGTTCGACCTGGTCGTCCTCATCGACCCAGAGGCGTTCGGCAACGGCATCGAAGGAGCGGTCGACCGCTATGTCGCGATGACCCGAGCGACCCAGCAACTCGTCATCCTCACGAGCTCCTGA
- a CDS encoding response regulator, with protein MRAVIAEDSVLLRVGLIKVLEMGGFQVAAEAGDAEGLLAAVAEHRPELALIDVRMPPGFTDEGVRAAMEIRRRWPGTPVVLLSQYVEERYAADLLSANTSGVGYLLKQRVADVADFVAAVRRVADGGTALDPQVVAQLLLRRDSDPLARLTPREREVLGLMAEGRSNAGIAQALVVSESAVAKHINNIFAKLDLPVVDADHRRVLAVLRFLGASRA; from the coding sequence GTGCGCGCGGTGATCGCCGAGGATTCGGTCTTGTTGCGGGTCGGCCTGATCAAGGTGCTGGAGATGGGTGGGTTCCAGGTCGCCGCGGAAGCCGGCGACGCGGAGGGGCTGTTGGCGGCAGTGGCGGAGCACCGGCCCGAACTTGCCTTGATCGACGTCCGGATGCCGCCCGGCTTCACCGACGAGGGGGTGCGGGCGGCGATGGAGATCCGTCGGCGCTGGCCGGGGACGCCGGTGGTGCTGCTTTCGCAGTACGTGGAGGAGCGGTACGCGGCTGACCTGCTGTCTGCGAACACCAGCGGTGTGGGCTACCTGCTCAAGCAGCGGGTTGCCGATGTCGCCGACTTCGTGGCGGCGGTGCGGCGGGTGGCGGACGGGGGCACGGCCCTGGACCCGCAGGTCGTCGCCCAGTTGCTGCTGCGGCGCGACAGCGACCCGCTCGCGCGGCTGACCCCCCGCGAACGGGAGGTGCTCGGCCTGATGGCCGAGGGGCGCTCCAATGCCGGCATCGCGCAGGCGCTGGTGGTCAGCGAGAGCGCCGTGGCGAAGCACATCAACAACATCTTCGCCAAGCTTGACCTGCCCGTGGTCGACGCGGACCACCGCCGCGTCCTGGCCGTGCTGCGGTTCCTCGGAGCGTCCCGGGCCTGA
- a CDS encoding IS3 family transposase (programmed frameshift) yields MARPSSYPPELRRRAVRMVAEVLGDYPNESAALRAVAEKLGIGSAETLRNWVRRDQVDSGQRPGTTTEESAQIKAMKKEIAELKRANDILKAAAKFLRGRARPATPSLVAFIDEHRGRFGGVEPICRVLTEHGCSIAPSTYYAQHKRLVSPCARTLRDEELKPLIKEVHDTNYRVYGARKVWRELQRQGHEVARCTVERLMRELGIAGAVRGKKVITTIPDPAAVRAPDLVDRQFVAGAPNRCWVADFTHIATWSGVVYVAFVVDTFSRRIVGWAASTSKETRLVLDALDMALWQRDRDGFPHQRGELIHHSDAGSQYTSFRLAEHLDAVGIAASIGSVGDAYDNALMESTIGLYKTELIKPGRPWKTLAQVELATAEWTDWYCHRRLHGEIGHVPPAEYETAYYLTATKPQVTTTT; encoded by the exons ATGGCACGTCCCTCTTCCTACCCGCCTGAGCTGCGCCGTCGTGCGGTGCGCATGGTTGCCGAGGTCCTCGGTGACTACCCGAACGAGTCGGCCGCGCTGCGGGCCGTCGCGGAGAAGCTGGGCATCGGCTCGGCCGAGACCCTGCGCAACTGGGTGCGACGCGACCAGGTCGACTCCGGTCAGCGCCCGGGCACGACCACGGAGGAGTCCGCGCAGATCAAGGCGATGAAGAAGGAGATCGCCGAACTCAAGCGCGCCAACGACATCTTGAAGGCCGCGGCGA AGTTTCTTCGCGGCCGAGCTCGACCGGCCACACCTTCGCTCGTAGCGTTCATCGACGAGCACCGGGGCCGCTTCGGCGGCGTCGAGCCGATCTGCCGCGTTCTCACCGAGCACGGCTGCAGCATCGCCCCCTCCACCTACTACGCCCAGCACAAGCGCCTGGTCTCGCCGTGTGCTCGCACTCTGCGCGACGAGGAACTCAAGCCGCTGATCAAGGAGGTCCATGACACCAACTACCGCGTCTACGGGGCCCGGAAAGTCTGGCGCGAGCTGCAACGCCAAGGCCACGAGGTGGCCCGCTGCACCGTCGAACGCCTGATGCGTGAACTCGGCATCGCCGGCGCCGTGCGTGGCAAGAAGGTGATCACCACCATCCCCGACCCGGCCGCCGTTCGCGCCCCGGACCTGGTGGACCGTCAGTTCGTCGCCGGCGCGCCGAACCGCTGCTGGGTCGCCGACTTCACGCACATCGCCACGTGGTCCGGCGTCGTCTACGTCGCCTTCGTCGTGGACACCTTCTCCCGCCGGATCGTCGGCTGGGCCGCGTCAACGTCCAAGGAGACCCGGCTCGTCCTGGACGCGCTGGACATGGCGCTGTGGCAGCGCGACCGTGACGGGTTCCCCCACCAGAGAGGCGAGTTGATACATCACTCGGATGCCGGGTCGCAGTACACGAGTTTCCGGCTCGCCGAGCACCTGGACGCCGTCGGCATCGCGGCCTCGATCGGATCCGTCGGCGACGCCTACGACAACGCCCTGATGGAATCCACCATCGGCCTCTACAAAACGGAGCTGATCAAGCCCGGCCGGCCCTGGAAGACCCTCGCCCAGGTCGAGCTCGCCACAGCCGAGTGGACCGACTGGTACTGCCACCGGCGACTCCACGGTGAGATAGGCCACGTCCCACCCGCCGAATACGAGACCGCCTACTACCTCACAGCCACAAAACCCCAGGTCACAACCACAACCTGA
- the ltrA gene encoding group II intron reverse transcriptase/maturase translates to MPKEAPVNTGALLEQAPLGPRQRVSEMQAKLHRWAAADPGRRFDDLFNLVHDPATLIVAFDRVAGNRGARTAGIDDLTVADVEERIGVPGFLDDLRAQLKAGTFRALPVREKMIPKPGGSGKVRRLGIPVVADRVVQAALKLVLEPIFEADFKPVSYGFRPNRRAQDAIAEIHFFGTRGYRWVLDADIQACFDEIEHAPLMDRIRMRIKDKRVLALVKAFLKAGVLTELGELQDTHTGTPQGGVISPLLANIALSVLDEHLHRAWEPEGVMSTQRQRERRRRIKGLPNWRVVRYADDFVVLVHGTEQDTEILREEIAHVLRPMGLRLSPAKTRVVHMSEGFDFLGFHIQWRRKRGTSKWYVYTFVAQRPQRSVKAKIRALTRKTSQQDLGYVLTSLNMVMRGWANYFRHAVAKNTFSMLDNFTWWRLIRMLRERHHWTWSDVRRRFVTPSGRWLPIAAGEVELQKISAIPVTRYRYRSKSIPSPWPLQEA, encoded by the coding sequence ATGCCGAAAGAAGCACCGGTGAACACCGGTGCCCTGCTGGAACAAGCCCCGTTGGGGCCTCGTCAGCGGGTATCGGAGATGCAGGCCAAGCTTCACCGTTGGGCGGCGGCCGATCCCGGCCGCCGGTTCGACGACTTGTTCAACCTCGTGCACGACCCGGCGACGCTGATCGTGGCGTTCGATCGGGTGGCCGGCAACCGGGGGGCTCGAACCGCCGGCATTGATGACCTGACGGTCGCCGACGTGGAGGAGCGGATCGGAGTTCCCGGGTTTCTGGACGACCTGCGTGCTCAGCTCAAGGCGGGCACGTTTCGGGCTCTTCCGGTGCGGGAGAAGATGATTCCCAAGCCGGGCGGGTCGGGGAAGGTCCGGCGACTGGGGATTCCCGTCGTTGCCGACCGGGTCGTCCAGGCCGCGCTGAAGCTGGTGCTGGAGCCGATCTTCGAGGCCGACTTCAAGCCGGTCTCCTACGGGTTCCGGCCCAACCGGCGGGCCCAGGATGCGATTGCCGAGATCCACTTCTTCGGAACCCGCGGATACCGCTGGGTTCTGGACGCGGACATCCAGGCGTGCTTCGACGAGATCGAACACGCCCCGTTGATGGACCGCATCCGGATGCGGATCAAGGACAAGCGGGTCCTGGCCCTGGTGAAGGCGTTCTTGAAGGCCGGGGTCCTCACGGAACTCGGAGAGCTTCAGGACACCCACACCGGGACACCGCAGGGAGGCGTCATTTCGCCCCTCCTGGCCAACATCGCCTTGTCGGTGCTCGATGAGCACCTTCACCGGGCATGGGAGCCGGAGGGTGTGATGTCGACCCAGCGACAGCGGGAGAGGCGGCGGCGTATCAAGGGCCTGCCGAACTGGCGAGTCGTCCGCTACGCGGACGACTTCGTGGTTCTGGTCCACGGGACCGAGCAGGACACCGAGATCCTGCGCGAGGAGATCGCTCACGTCCTGCGGCCGATGGGCCTTCGGCTTTCGCCAGCGAAGACCCGCGTCGTCCACATGAGCGAGGGTTTCGACTTCCTGGGGTTCCACATCCAGTGGCGCCGCAAGCGAGGAACGAGCAAGTGGTACGTCTACACCTTCGTCGCTCAACGGCCCCAGCGGTCGGTGAAGGCGAAGATCCGTGCCCTGACCCGCAAGACGTCGCAACAGGACCTGGGTTACGTGCTGACCAGTCTGAACATGGTCATGCGCGGATGGGCCAACTACTTCCGGCACGCCGTCGCGAAGAACACCTTCAGCATGCTGGACAACTTCACCTGGTGGAGGCTGATCCGGATGCTGCGCGAGCGGCACCACTGGACGTGGTCGGATGTCCGCCGCCGGTTCGTCACCCCCTCCGGGCGGTGGCTTCCGATAGCGGCGGGCGAGGTCGAACTGCAGAAGATCAGCGCGATCCCGGTCACCCGGTATCGCTACCGCAGCAAGTCGATCCCCAGTCCCTGGCCCCTGCAAGAAGCTTGA
- a CDS encoding alpha/beta hydrolase, whose product MQFTSEQRLDDGVLEREFTLGEIPGILWTPSSAPAPLILISPPPLGLHKMYPRLAGRARYYAAEYGFAAATIELPGSGDRPRWAAAEQARADLRRAMEADEPVSDEIVDALILPLVDKAVPEWQATLDALLSLPEIGGPVGYEGGVISIGIRLAVVEPRISAAGLFAGSLVPAAMFEEARQVTIPLQVLLQWDDEGNDRQAALDLFNAFGTKEKTLHANMGGHTGTPWFELDAGARFFARHLK is encoded by the coding sequence ATGCAATTCACTTCTGAACAGCGCCTCGACGACGGCGTCCTCGAACGCGAATTCACCCTCGGCGAGATCCCCGGCATCCTGTGGACGCCCTCATCCGCACCGGCACCGCTGATCCTGATCAGCCCCCCGCCCCTCGGACTGCACAAGATGTACCCCCGGCTGGCGGGGCGGGCCCGGTACTACGCGGCGGAGTACGGCTTCGCCGCGGCCACCATCGAGCTCCCCGGGAGCGGTGACCGGCCCCGTTGGGCCGCCGCCGAGCAGGCCCGCGCCGACCTGCGCCGGGCGATGGAGGCCGACGAGCCGGTCAGCGACGAGATCGTCGACGCCCTCATCCTCCCGCTGGTCGACAAGGCGGTCCCGGAATGGCAGGCCACCCTGGACGCCCTCCTTTCGCTGCCCGAGATCGGCGGCCCGGTCGGGTACGAGGGGGGAGTGATCTCCATCGGCATCCGGCTGGCGGTGGTCGAGCCGCGCATCTCGGCCGCCGGACTCTTCGCCGGGAGTCTCGTGCCCGCCGCCATGTTCGAGGAGGCCCGCCAGGTCACCATTCCGCTGCAGGTCCTGCTGCAGTGGGACGACGAAGGGAACGACCGGCAGGCGGCCCTGGACCTGTTCAACGCCTTCGGCACCAAGGAGAAGACGCTGCACGCCAATATGGGCGGACACACCGGCACCCCGTGGTTCGAGCTCGACGCCGGGGCCCGGTTCTTCGCCCGGCACCTGAAGTGA
- a CDS encoding sensor histidine kinase: MTIPAGLRRTVLRAQRDTGFLAAGVLPHLALVPVWAWAAATTARTGNWLLTVSMSAALVLLGTPVLTAVQRARYRVLIGVDVPRLTPTAPEQWTWASTARWLAATRPWRKIGYHLLLGPLLALLELLVLAVAAACLAGVIAYAWSWALPTGIRQDWFGYLTQLPAYTAAGLLLLCALPWTARAVARAEARLALGLLGPSRAQRLQERVDQLTVSRTDLIEAVDAERRRIERDLHDGTQQRLVSLAVNLGLAIATRPDLPSDAREVIARAHLEAKEAIAELNDLVRGLHPAVLEDRGLDAALSGLAARTPLPVRLRVNLEERVAPNVESVAYFVISEALTNATKHANAMRAEVIVRQVGEVLLVRVTDDGLGGADAAAGTGLTGLAKRVGSLDGAFHVSSPVGGPTTITAELPCAR, translated from the coding sequence ATGACGATTCCAGCTGGACTGAGACGCACGGTCCTCCGGGCGCAGCGGGACACCGGCTTTCTTGCCGCTGGTGTGCTGCCGCACCTGGCGCTGGTGCCCGTGTGGGCCTGGGCGGCGGCGACTACCGCCAGGACGGGGAACTGGCTCCTTACGGTTTCCATGTCGGCCGCCCTGGTCCTGCTCGGCACCCCGGTGCTGACGGCCGTTCAGCGGGCTCGCTACCGGGTGCTCATCGGTGTGGACGTCCCCCGGCTCACCCCCACCGCGCCGGAACAATGGACGTGGGCCTCGACCGCCCGGTGGCTCGCGGCGACGCGGCCTTGGCGCAAGATCGGCTACCACCTCCTGCTGGGCCCGCTGCTCGCGCTGCTGGAGCTGCTGGTGCTCGCGGTGGCAGCGGCGTGCCTGGCGGGCGTCATCGCCTACGCCTGGTCATGGGCGCTGCCAACCGGAATTCGCCAGGACTGGTTCGGCTACCTGACCCAGCTGCCGGCTTACACAGCGGCTGGACTCCTCCTCCTGTGCGCCCTGCCCTGGACCGCGCGGGCAGTAGCCCGGGCCGAGGCGCGGCTGGCGTTGGGCCTGCTCGGGCCCAGCCGGGCGCAGCGGCTCCAGGAGCGGGTCGATCAGCTGACCGTGAGCCGGACCGACTTGATCGAGGCCGTCGACGCGGAGCGCCGCCGGATCGAGCGCGACCTGCACGACGGCACCCAGCAGCGGTTGGTGTCTCTCGCGGTCAACCTGGGTCTGGCCATTGCCACCCGCCCGGACCTGCCGAGTGATGCCCGCGAGGTGATCGCGAGAGCGCACCTGGAGGCGAAGGAGGCGATCGCCGAACTCAATGACCTGGTGCGGGGGCTGCACCCGGCCGTGCTCGAAGACCGAGGTCTGGACGCGGCGTTGTCCGGGCTGGCTGCCCGCACGCCCCTGCCGGTGCGGCTGCGGGTCAATCTGGAGGAGCGGGTGGCGCCCAACGTGGAGTCAGTCGCGTACTTCGTGATCTCTGAGGCGCTGACCAATGCAACGAAGCACGCCAACGCGATGCGTGCAGAGGTGATAGTCCGTCAGGTCGGCGAGGTGCTGCTAGTGCGCGTTACCGACGACGGGCTGGGCGGTGCCGACGCCGCCGCCGGCACGGGGCTGACCGGGCTGGCCAAGCGGGTCGGCTCCCTCGACGGGGCCTTCCACGTCAGCAGCCCCGTTGGCGGGCCCACCACCATCACCGCGGAGCTGCCGTGCGCGCGGTGA
- a CDS encoding helix-turn-helix domain-containing protein, protein MRYADGGGLTAEGRLRRKSVRMRAAELFEQRVKPSEVARRLRVSRKSACQRHELWRDGGAQALASRGPGGSRCRLSSRCLEKLAAYDWLTVFLLPAYSPGLNPVEWVWAHVKRSLANLAIMALDRLEALVRNRLKRLQYRPDTLDGFIAVTGLTLNTPTSP, encoded by the coding sequence GTGAGGTACGCGGATGGGGGCGGGCTGACCGCTGAGGGACGGCTGCGCCGGAAGTCGGTGCGGATGCGGGCGGCTGAGCTGTTCGAGCAGAGGGTCAAGCCGTCGGAAGTGGCACGGCGTCTGCGGGTGAGCCGGAAGTCGGCCTGTCAAAGGCATGAGTTGTGGCGGGACGGCGGCGCTCAGGCTCTGGCCTCTCGCGGCCCGGGCGGGTCGCGGTGCCGTCTGTCGTCGCGGTGCCTGGAGAAACTCGCCGCGTATGACTGGCTGACGGTGTTCCTGCTTCCCGCCTACTCGCCCGGCCTCAACCCCGTGGAGTGGGTCTGGGCACACGTCAAACGCAGCCTGGCCAACCTCGCCATCATGGCCCTCGACCGACTCGAGGCCCTCGTACGCAACCGGCTCAAACGCCTGCAGTACCGACCCGACACCCTCGACGGCTTCATAGCCGTCACCGGCCTGACCCTCAACACCCCAACGTCACCCTGA
- a CDS encoding GNAT family N-acetyltransferase, which yields MVTLETPRLILRRWREEDVAPMAAVNADPEVMRWIRDGSVRDEQQTRGGVQAWESEWESQGFGLFAVEIRSTGELAGFTGLSVPDFLPEVLPAVEVGWRLGRSHWGQGLATEAAAAAVRFGFEERGLERIVSITQVGNDASERIMIKLGMRPVRETVNPTCGRRVRVFELSSGQYVTTTR from the coding sequence ATGGTCACGCTTGAGACTCCCCGTTTGATCCTGCGTCGCTGGCGCGAGGAAGACGTTGCGCCCATGGCTGCCGTCAATGCCGACCCCGAGGTCATGCGGTGGATCCGTGACGGCAGCGTCCGTGACGAACAGCAGACTCGCGGCGGGGTCCAGGCATGGGAGAGCGAGTGGGAGTCACAGGGCTTCGGCCTGTTCGCCGTGGAGATCCGGTCCACTGGCGAGCTGGCCGGGTTCACCGGCCTTTCGGTGCCCGACTTCTTGCCGGAGGTACTGCCGGCGGTTGAGGTCGGCTGGCGGCTGGGACGTTCCCACTGGGGGCAGGGCTTGGCCACCGAGGCCGCTGCGGCCGCTGTACGGTTCGGGTTCGAAGAGCGGGGGCTGGAGCGGATCGTCAGCATCACTCAAGTGGGCAACGACGCCTCCGAACGAATCATGATCAAACTGGGGATGCGTCCGGTCCGTGAGACCGTCAATCCCACCTGCGGTCGGCGAGTACGGGTGTTCGAGTTGTCGTCAGGCCAGTACGTCACAACCACTCGTTGA